One Rhodospirillaceae bacterium genomic region harbors:
- a CDS encoding lipoprotein-releasing ABC transporter permease subunit, giving the protein MFGAFEWMLAMRYLRARRQEGFISVIAWFSLVGIALGVATLIIVMAVMNGFRAELMSRILGLNGHLTYYGQTRVLKNFDPIAVKIEKIKGIISVTPMVEGQVMVTNRGVAKGALVRGLRVEDLAKRSMLADNIKAGTLGNFNGNSVIIGDRLARSLGVTIGDKITLISPKGNVTAFGTMPRMRAYKVAALYHIGMYEYDSGFVFLPLEAAQLYFRTGKGVSNLEIFVEDPDKVNHLKSKVMKAAGFKGRMHDWQQANASFFNAIKVERNVMFLILTLIIVVAAFNIVSSMIMMVQTKGKDIAILRTMGSTSGMVMRVFFLSGASVGVIGTLTGVVLGLSFSLNIETIRQWIQGLTGTDLFAAEIYFLSQLPARVEAGEVIAIVLMGLILTFLATLYPSWRASKIDPADALRYE; this is encoded by the coding sequence ATGTTCGGAGCCTTTGAATGGATGCTGGCAATGCGCTACCTCCGGGCTCGACGTCAGGAGGGGTTTATCTCCGTCATTGCGTGGTTCTCTTTGGTTGGGATCGCCTTGGGCGTTGCTACCTTGATCATCGTTATGGCGGTGATGAATGGTTTTCGGGCAGAACTCATGTCGCGCATTTTGGGGCTGAATGGCCACTTGACCTATTATGGTCAAACGCGGGTTCTTAAAAATTTCGATCCAATCGCCGTCAAGATTGAGAAGATCAAAGGCATTATCTCCGTTACCCCCATGGTCGAAGGCCAGGTCATGGTCACCAACCGAGGTGTCGCCAAGGGTGCTCTTGTTCGTGGACTTCGGGTTGAGGATTTGGCCAAGCGCAGCATGCTGGCAGACAACATCAAGGCCGGCACTCTCGGGAACTTCAACGGCAACAGCGTAATCATCGGGGATCGTTTGGCGCGCAGCCTGGGCGTGACCATTGGCGATAAGATCACTCTCATTTCACCCAAGGGCAACGTCACGGCGTTTGGTACCATGCCCCGCATGCGCGCCTATAAAGTCGCGGCGCTTTATCATATAGGCATGTATGAATACGATTCGGGGTTTGTTTTCTTACCCTTAGAAGCCGCACAATTGTATTTCAGAACCGGCAAAGGTGTCTCCAATCTGGAAATTTTTGTCGAAGATCCGGACAAGGTAAATCATCTCAAATCAAAGGTCATGAAGGCGGCGGGGTTTAAAGGCCGGATGCACGATTGGCAACAAGCCAACGCCAGTTTCTTTAACGCCATTAAGGTCGAACGCAACGTCATGTTCTTGATCCTGACCCTGATCATCGTCGTCGCCGCGTTCAACATCGTTTCAAGCATGATCATGATGGTGCAGACCAAGGGCAAAGATATTGCCATTCTCAGAACCATGGGCTCGACAAGCGGCATGGTGATGCGGGTGTTCTTCTTATCCGGGGCCAGTGTCGGTGTGATTGGGACTTTGACAGGGGTCGTTCTGGGCCTTTCGTTCTCCTTGAACATTGAAACCATAAGACAATGGATTCAAGGGCTTACAGGAACAGACTTATTCGCTGCTGAAATCTATTTTCTGTCCCAACTGCCGGCGCGAGTGGAGGCTGGGGAAGTTATTGCAATTGTTCTGATGGGACTGATCCTGACGTTCCTGGCGACGCTTTATCCCAGTTGGCGGGCGTCGAAGATCGATCCTGCGGATGCGTTGCGTTATGAGTGA
- a CDS encoding lipopolysaccharide heptosyltransferase family protein produces MKLFRLIDRLHRFTRSFGPDRGEPSGVLLLNCGGLGDTVLFSHVLPKFMALANKGETATVLMRNDGAKTSFLFPKSVSTLTVDFKQLRRLGYRKKILNQLYQANYRMVVHTDFLRHPDLDEALVAAADAPETAAMEPRSWPKYDKALSRNRALYRRLYGSGPALKDKILRWNDFANWLCGMDSSAPKALTPTEQLPEPATKSGPLVLIQPFSAVKLKQSPVALYKKIIQALPEGTDIRLTGAPGDLNSNPDYRPLLDLPGVTFDDSTFEGIMPALRAADLVISVDTAMMHLAVAAGAPTLCLGSAAYVGEIVPYAPETTPPNVRFLYQTMPCEGCLGDCSLPLDRGMFHCVAQLSEETVLAAVREMLET; encoded by the coding sequence GTGAAACTCTTCCGCCTAATTGATCGGCTTCACCGCTTCACGCGTTCGTTTGGGCCGGACCGAGGAGAACCGTCCGGCGTCCTCCTGCTAAACTGTGGCGGTTTGGGCGATACGGTTTTATTTTCCCACGTTTTGCCAAAGTTTATGGCGCTGGCGAATAAGGGGGAAACCGCCACCGTGTTGATGCGGAACGACGGAGCCAAAACGTCGTTCTTATTCCCCAAGTCCGTTTCAACGCTCACCGTGGACTTTAAGCAGCTACGCCGCCTGGGCTATCGCAAGAAAATTCTAAACCAGTTGTACCAAGCCAATTATCGGATGGTCGTGCATACGGATTTTCTGCGCCACCCAGATTTGGACGAAGCCTTAGTCGCGGCGGCCGACGCGCCGGAAACAGCCGCCATGGAACCCCGTTCCTGGCCAAAATACGACAAGGCCCTGAGCCGCAATCGCGCCCTCTATCGGCGCCTATATGGCAGCGGCCCTGCGCTTAAAGATAAAATTTTGCGCTGGAATGATTTTGCGAATTGGCTTTGCGGCATGGACAGTTCCGCCCCCAAGGCCCTCACGCCGACCGAGCAGTTACCCGAACCCGCAACCAAATCCGGTCCCCTGGTCTTAATCCAACCCTTTTCAGCGGTAAAATTGAAGCAAAGCCCGGTAGCACTTTATAAAAAGATCATTCAGGCCCTGCCAGAGGGTACAGATATCCGCCTGACCGGCGCACCTGGGGACTTGAATAGCAATCCGGACTATCGGCCCCTGCTGGATCTTCCAGGCGTAACGTTCGACGATTCGACTTTCGAAGGGATCATGCCTGCGCTCAGAGCCGCAGACCTGGTCATTTCCGTCGACACGGCGATGATGCACTTAGCCGTTGCCGCAGGTGCGCCGACCTTATGTCTCGGAAGTGCAGCTTACGTCGGCGAAATCGTGCCCTATGCGCCGGAGACCACCCCGCCCAATGTGCGGTTCCTATATCAAACAATGCCCTGCGAAGGGTGCCTCGGCGATTGCAGCCTGCCACTGGACAGAGGTATGTTTCACTGCGTCGCGCAGTTGAGTGAAGAGACTGTGTTGGCAGCGGTTAGAGAGATGCTGGAAACATGA
- the dnaE gene encoding DNA polymerase III subunit alpha produces the protein MSHADFVHLRVHSAYSLSEGAVRVKDLVKLCKDARMPAVAVTDTNNLFGALEFSLAAVPEGVQPIIGCQVHVTAEKLQDDVGAPVVVLAQNDAGYRNLLKLLGKAYLGSDDCTDPQVGLDDLISRSDGLLLLTGGPEGPVGRLLQDGQADAAKDLLLELAAGFKDRLYIEIMRHGLPGEKATEAAFLDLAYTHDLPLVATNEVFYPTEDMFEAHDALICIAAGAYLSQSERRQLTPQHYFKTAAEMRALFADLPEAIDNTIVIAKRCACKVECIDPILPPYDCGEGRTEEDELRDQAKAGLEKRLEFQLFTPGMSEADKDKIGKPYRERLDYELGVIVEMGFPGYFLIVADFIGWAKAEDIPVGPGRGSGAGSVVAWSLLITDLDPLRFNLLFERFLNPERVSMPDFDIDFCQDRRDEVIKYVQEKYGRDHVAQIITFGKLQARAVLRDVGRVLEVPYPVVDRISKLVPNNPAAPMTLDQAIESEPQMRDMIAEDRMVSRLVSMARRLEGLYRHASTHAAGVVIGDRPLDDLIPLYRDPRSTMPVSGFNMKFVEQAGLVKFDFLGLKTLTVLAKALEFVRQGGNDVDLASLPLDDTKTFEMLARAETVGVFQLESAGMRDVLKKLKATTFEDIIAVVALYRPGPMENIPSYIRRKHGEEEPDYMYPTLEGILKETFGIIIYQEQVMQIAQELAGYTLGGADILRRAMGKKIQAEMDAQRQVFVDGAKNKGVPESKASQIFDQVNKFAGYGFNKSHAAAYALVAYQTAYFKANYPVEFLAASMALDLTNTDKLNVFRQELERLGAPLLPPNINESAANFTVETEESSGNLGIRYALAAVKNVGEAAMDSIVDERKENGKYKDLPDFINRLDSKSVNKRLFENLVRAGALDPIHDNRRVLIEGAEGIVRQASMAAQERASNQIGLFGAEEAPTAQLNLPDIADWPKMDRMNEEFDAIGFYLSGHPLDVYAKSLERIGAKSYAEILQTGMAGPVNMAGSVVSRSERTSAKGNRYAFIKCSDASGMYEMTCFSDVLTKSRDDMEPGCCISIRASAEFDGDTLKLLCHGVEPLDQVTARAASGLKVFLETSQPLQDLKSVLGNGQRGRGFVKVVSHLDPEHEVEIDIGTQYAITPQILNDIRSIPGISEIQEV, from the coding sequence ATGTCCCACGCTGATTTTGTCCATCTTCGAGTCCACTCCGCCTATTCCCTGTCCGAGGGCGCGGTTCGCGTTAAGGATTTGGTGAAGTTGTGCAAGGACGCGCGCATGCCGGCGGTGGCCGTCACTGATACAAACAACCTGTTTGGCGCGCTGGAGTTTTCCTTGGCAGCAGTGCCAGAAGGCGTGCAGCCGATCATTGGCTGTCAGGTCCATGTGACGGCAGAGAAGTTGCAGGACGATGTCGGCGCGCCCGTGGTGGTCTTGGCACAGAATGATGCGGGCTATCGCAACCTCCTGAAACTCCTGGGGAAGGCGTACTTGGGGTCGGACGATTGTACCGACCCACAGGTTGGTCTCGATGATCTCATTTCCCGTTCAGACGGGTTGTTGTTGCTAACGGGGGGACCGGAGGGGCCTGTCGGGCGCTTGCTTCAAGATGGCCAAGCCGATGCGGCTAAAGACCTGCTGTTGGAATTGGCGGCGGGGTTTAAGGACCGGCTTTACATCGAGATCATGCGCCATGGCTTGCCGGGGGAAAAGGCGACGGAGGCTGCGTTCTTGGACTTGGCCTACACCCACGACCTGCCGTTGGTCGCGACGAATGAGGTGTTCTACCCAACCGAGGATATGTTTGAGGCCCATGACGCGTTGATCTGTATCGCGGCGGGAGCGTATCTATCCCAGTCCGAACGTCGGCAATTGACGCCGCAGCATTACTTTAAGACGGCGGCTGAGATGCGCGCACTGTTCGCTGATCTGCCAGAAGCCATCGACAATACCATCGTCATTGCCAAACGGTGTGCCTGCAAGGTCGAGTGTATCGACCCGATCTTGCCGCCTTATGATTGCGGTGAGGGCCGGACGGAGGAAGACGAACTCCGCGATCAAGCCAAGGCGGGACTTGAGAAACGTCTTGAATTTCAACTGTTTACCCCGGGAATGAGCGAGGCCGATAAAGACAAGATCGGAAAACCCTATCGCGAGCGCCTGGACTACGAACTGGGCGTGATCGTTGAAATGGGCTTCCCGGGATATTTCCTTATTGTTGCGGACTTTATCGGCTGGGCGAAGGCCGAGGATATTCCAGTGGGGCCAGGGCGGGGGTCCGGTGCAGGTTCTGTTGTCGCGTGGTCACTCTTGATCACAGACCTTGATCCATTGCGCTTCAATCTGCTGTTCGAACGGTTCTTGAATCCAGAACGTGTGTCCATGCCGGACTTCGATATCGATTTCTGCCAGGATCGCCGGGACGAAGTGATCAAATACGTTCAGGAAAAGTATGGCCGCGATCATGTGGCGCAAATTATCACGTTCGGAAAGCTGCAAGCCCGTGCCGTGCTGCGCGATGTCGGGCGGGTGTTGGAAGTGCCGTACCCAGTGGTGGATCGCATTTCCAAGCTGGTGCCGAACAATCCTGCCGCCCCCATGACCCTGGATCAAGCGATCGAGAGCGAGCCGCAGATGCGCGACATGATCGCCGAAGACAGGATGGTCAGCCGCTTGGTCAGTATGGCGCGGCGTTTGGAAGGTCTATACCGCCATGCCTCAACCCACGCGGCAGGCGTGGTGATTGGGGACCGGCCATTAGATGACCTGATCCCGCTGTACCGCGACCCGCGTTCCACCATGCCGGTCAGCGGTTTTAATATGAAATTTGTTGAGCAGGCTGGGTTGGTGAAGTTTGACTTTCTCGGATTGAAAACTCTGACTGTGCTCGCCAAAGCCTTGGAATTCGTACGCCAAGGGGGCAACGACGTTGATTTAGCGAGCCTGCCCTTGGACGATACGAAGACTTTTGAGATGCTGGCCCGTGCTGAAACCGTTGGTGTGTTCCAGTTGGAAAGTGCCGGCATGCGCGACGTGCTTAAAAAGCTAAAGGCGACCACGTTTGAAGACATCATCGCTGTGGTGGCGCTGTACCGTCCGGGCCCGATGGAGAATATCCCAAGCTACATCCGACGGAAGCACGGCGAAGAAGAACCCGATTACATGTACCCGACCCTGGAAGGTATCCTGAAGGAAACCTTCGGTATCATCATCTATCAGGAGCAGGTGATGCAGATTGCCCAGGAACTGGCCGGCTATACTCTGGGCGGTGCGGATATTCTGCGCCGTGCCATGGGTAAGAAGATCCAGGCAGAGATGGATGCGCAGCGCCAAGTGTTCGTTGATGGGGCTAAAAACAAGGGTGTACCCGAAAGTAAAGCATCGCAAATTTTCGACCAGGTCAACAAGTTTGCAGGCTACGGTTTCAACAAATCCCACGCGGCAGCTTATGCTTTGGTGGCGTATCAGACAGCGTATTTTAAGGCCAATTACCCGGTTGAGTTCCTGGCGGCGTCGATGGCTCTGGACCTCACTAATACCGATAAGCTGAACGTTTTCCGTCAGGAATTGGAACGCCTTGGCGCGCCATTACTGCCGCCAAACATCAATGAATCAGCCGCGAATTTCACGGTCGAAACGGAAGAAAGTTCAGGAAACCTGGGGATTCGCTACGCCTTGGCTGCGGTCAAAAATGTCGGCGAGGCGGCCATGGACTCCATCGTTGATGAGCGCAAGGAAAACGGTAAATACAAGGACTTGCCGGACTTTATTAACAGATTGGATTCAAAGTCTGTGAACAAGCGCCTATTTGAAAATCTTGTCCGGGCCGGTGCTTTGGACCCTATCCACGATAATCGCCGGGTGCTGATTGAGGGAGCGGAAGGGATTGTCCGTCAGGCCAGTATGGCGGCCCAAGAACGCGCCAGCAATCAGATCGGATTGTTTGGGGCGGAAGAAGCACCGACAGCGCAACTGAACCTTCCAGATATTGCCGACTGGCCAAAGATGGATCGGATGAACGAAGAGTTTGATGCCATCGGGTTTTACCTGTCGGGCCATCCGTTGGATGTCTATGCCAAAAGCTTGGAGCGCATTGGTGCTAAATCCTATGCGGAGATTCTACAAACGGGAATGGCAGGCCCGGTCAACATGGCAGGCTCTGTCGTATCGCGCAGCGAAAGGACATCGGCTAAGGGCAACCGCTATGCGTTTATAAAATGTTCCGATGCGTCCGGCATGTATGAGATGACGTGCTTTTCTGATGTCCTCACCAAATCCCGCGATGACATGGAACCGGGCTGTTGTATCTCTATCAGGGCCAGCGCCGAATTTGATGGCGATACGCTCAAGCTTCTGTGCCATGGCGTTGAACCTCTCGACCAAGTCACCGCCCGCGCCGCCAGTGGTTTAAAAGTCTTTTTAGAAACCTCGCAACCTCTCCAAGACCTAAAATCTGTTCTCGGCAACGGCCAAAGAGGCCGAGGCTTCGTCAAAGTCGTCTCCCATCTAGACCCAGAGCACGAGGTCGAAATAGATATCGGCACGCAATACGCTATCACCCCACAAATCCTGAACGATATACGATCGATTCCCGGCATCTCAGAGATTCAAGAAGTTTAG
- a CDS encoding glycosyltransferase family 9 protein, with amino-acid sequence MNDAFQPTTVTVQDLGLSQRPGPTPAPSKVRWWIFRLIEALACLGSRVGEPHGLVAIRMDGIGDMVLFCRSLDRYAAAFEVEKSDITVLGCHAWGQLAEDVFKDYRVVSIHEHRFHKKIFYRFKIARWMYKQNFKVAVLDSFFRKPLMADSLMMAARAPKTIACVPHLSPKTNALFAYSLSRMSQVIETGAYPVHETIRHYRFLSGVLGRTVEPEPVQIPWRDTAPPVPSGKPYVILNFGSNEYGRRWPFDNYVATAHKLLAIGYRVVFCGATFDNDHKALIKNEFNSSYVVDLIGETTVPELMDLIKHSAGMLTNDTGPAHLGIALGTPTLVLVGGGHFGSFVPYPDEVRPNNAEFLHVEMDCYHCFWGCHLRTSDRDSFPCVAAIEEASVWEVLATMIKPI; translated from the coding sequence ATGAACGATGCCTTTCAGCCAACGACCGTCACGGTTCAAGACTTAGGCCTGAGCCAAAGACCCGGTCCTACACCTGCGCCCAGCAAAGTGCGCTGGTGGATATTCCGCTTGATTGAGGCATTGGCCTGTCTCGGAAGCCGGGTAGGGGAGCCGCACGGCCTCGTTGCCATTCGCATGGACGGGATCGGCGACATGGTTCTGTTTTGTCGCTCGCTTGATCGGTACGCGGCGGCCTTTGAGGTTGAGAAGAGCGACATCACCGTGCTCGGTTGTCATGCTTGGGGGCAGTTGGCGGAAGACGTGTTCAAAGACTACCGAGTCGTTTCTATCCATGAGCATCGGTTCCATAAGAAAATTTTCTATCGATTTAAAATTGCCCGCTGGATGTATAAGCAAAATTTCAAGGTAGCGGTGCTCGATAGTTTTTTTCGGAAACCCTTGATGGCGGATAGCCTGATGATGGCGGCACGGGCACCGAAAACTATCGCCTGTGTGCCGCATCTTAGCCCTAAAACCAACGCGCTGTTTGCCTATTCGTTATCACGCATGTCTCAGGTGATTGAGACCGGGGCTTATCCGGTACACGAGACCATTCGGCATTACCGGTTTTTGTCTGGAGTTTTGGGACGAACCGTAGAGCCTGAGCCTGTTCAGATTCCGTGGCGCGATACGGCGCCACCTGTGCCATCCGGTAAGCCCTACGTGATCCTGAACTTTGGTTCCAACGAATATGGAAGGCGCTGGCCGTTCGATAATTACGTCGCCACGGCGCATAAATTATTGGCGATAGGGTACCGAGTCGTCTTCTGCGGTGCTACATTCGATAACGATCATAAGGCATTGATTAAAAATGAGTTTAACTCATCATATGTGGTCGATTTAATCGGTGAAACGACCGTGCCGGAACTAATGGACTTGATTAAGCATTCCGCCGGGATGCTGACCAATGATACCGGTCCCGCGCACCTAGGTATCGCCCTTGGCACGCCAACTTTGGTGCTGGTTGGCGGCGGACATTTCGGCAGCTTCGTGCCGTACCCTGATGAGGTTCGACCCAATAACGCTGAATTCTTACACGTGGAAATGGACTGCTATCATTGCTTCTGGGGCTGCCATTTGCGGACCAGCGATCGCGACTCGTTCCCCTGTGTCGCCGCCATTGAAGAAGCTTCTGTTTGGGAAGTCCTGGCGACGATGATTAAGCCAATTTGA
- a CDS encoding ABC transporter ATP-binding protein, producing MSDVVLHLDNIVRTFHQGSDDLHVLAGADLKVEAGEIVALVGPSGAGKSTLLHAAGLLETPTSGRVIVCGEEGSSLGDEGRTRIRREKIGFVYQYHHLLPEFDARENIVIPQIIGGLDKPAARERADEMLKWMGLSDRATHRPGRLSGGEQQRVAIARALVTAPRLLLADEPTGNLDPGTANDVFDIMISLVRGAELGALIATHNPILAQKMDRIVRLEGGKLVEG from the coding sequence ATGAGTGACGTGGTCCTGCATTTAGACAACATCGTTCGAACCTTCCATCAAGGAAGCGATGATCTGCACGTCTTGGCCGGTGCGGACTTAAAAGTGGAAGCAGGCGAAATCGTGGCCCTGGTCGGACCCTCTGGTGCTGGCAAATCTACACTACTTCATGCAGCTGGATTGCTTGAGACACCAACCTCAGGCCGGGTAATTGTTTGTGGCGAGGAAGGTAGTTCTTTGGGCGATGAAGGACGCACGCGAATTCGCCGTGAAAAGATCGGCTTTGTCTATCAGTACCACCACCTATTGCCCGAATTCGATGCCCGCGAAAACATTGTTATTCCTCAGATCATTGGCGGCCTAGATAAACCTGCAGCAAGAGAGCGGGCTGATGAAATGCTAAAATGGATGGGGCTTAGTGATCGTGCGACCCACCGCCCAGGAAGGCTGTCAGGCGGGGAACAACAACGGGTCGCAATTGCCCGCGCCCTGGTCACGGCCCCTAGATTGTTGCTGGCGGATGAGCCTACGGGGAACCTGGACCCTGGCACCGCCAACGATGTCTTCGATATTATGATTAGCCTGGTGCGCGGTGCGGAACTGGGCGCGTTAATCGCCACTCACAATCCAATACTCGCCCAAAAAATGGACCGGATTGTGCGGCTCGAAGGCGGTAAGCTGGTCGAGGGGTAG
- a CDS encoding proline--tRNA ligase yields the protein MSYAQRLSRYFLPTIKETPSEAQIASHRLMLRAGLVRQASAGIYSWLPFGFRVLKNIEQIVREEQDAAGAQEMLMPTIQSADLWRESGRYDAYGPEMLRIVDRHERDLLYGPTNEEQITEIFRDGARSYRDAPRILYHIQWKFRDEIRPRFGVMRGREFLMKDAYSFDLDKEGAIRSYNKMFVSYLRTFERLGLKAIPMRADTGPIGGDMSHEFVILADTGESEVACHKGFLDLSVGEDIDYESDLSDVVATYTANYAATDEERDPGKETALGDDLLVARGIEVGHIFNFGDKYSKAMGASVSGKESEQITLEMGSYGIGVSRLVGGIIEASHDENGIIWPESVAPFKAGIINLKVGDEGCDGACEDVFGKLRAGGCDVLYDDRDGRAGVKFAEMDLIGLPWQIVIGPRGVKSGVVEMKNRATGEREEISAEAALSKLLG from the coding sequence ATGAGCTACGCCCAGCGGTTGTCCCGCTATTTTCTCCCGACCATCAAGGAAACCCCGTCAGAGGCGCAGATTGCGTCGCATCGGTTGATGTTGCGCGCGGGCCTTGTGCGCCAAGCGAGTGCTGGGATTTATTCCTGGCTGCCGTTCGGCTTTCGGGTGTTGAAGAACATCGAACAGATTGTTCGGGAAGAACAAGATGCGGCTGGGGCTCAAGAAATGCTGATGCCGACCATTCAATCGGCGGATTTGTGGCGGGAAAGTGGGCGCTATGATGCTTATGGCCCGGAGATGCTGCGGATCGTCGACCGTCACGAACGGGATTTGCTGTATGGACCGACCAACGAAGAACAGATAACTGAGATATTCCGCGACGGCGCGCGCAGTTACCGCGATGCGCCGCGCATTCTTTATCACATTCAATGGAAGTTCAGAGACGAAATCCGCCCGCGCTTCGGGGTGATGCGGGGTCGGGAGTTCCTGATGAAGGACGCCTATTCGTTTGATCTCGATAAAGAAGGCGCGATCAGGTCCTATAACAAGATGTTCGTGTCCTATTTACGAACGTTTGAACGCTTGGGCCTGAAGGCGATCCCCATGCGCGCCGACACTGGCCCCATCGGCGGTGATATGAGCCACGAATTTGTTATTTTAGCGGATACGGGTGAAAGCGAAGTCGCCTGCCACAAAGGGTTCTTGGACCTGAGCGTCGGTGAGGACATCGACTATGAAAGTGACTTAAGCGATGTCGTTGCGACCTATACCGCGAACTATGCTGCCACTGATGAAGAGCGTGATCCGGGTAAGGAAACGGCTTTAGGCGATGACTTGCTGGTCGCACGTGGGATTGAAGTCGGCCACATCTTCAATTTCGGCGACAAGTACTCCAAAGCCATGGGCGCAAGCGTCTCTGGCAAGGAAAGCGAACAGATCACTCTGGAAATGGGGTCTTATGGCATCGGCGTGTCTCGCCTGGTGGGCGGAATCATCGAAGCTTCCCACGACGAAAATGGTATTATCTGGCCGGAAAGCGTGGCTCCCTTTAAGGCGGGGATTATCAATCTTAAAGTCGGGGACGAAGGCTGTGATGGGGCTTGTGAAGATGTCTTCGGCAAGCTGCGGGCTGGTGGCTGCGATGTGCTGTATGACGACCGGGACGGGCGCGCAGGTGTTAAATTCGCTGAGATGGACCTGATCGGTCTTCCTTGGCAGATTGTGATTGGGCCACGCGGTGTGAAGAGCGGCGTGGTCGAGATGAAAAACCGTGCCACCGGCGAGCGCGAAGAGATTTCTGCTGAAGCCGCGCTATCCAAGCTGCTAGGTTAG